A window of Centroberyx gerrardi isolate f3 chromosome 19, fCenGer3.hap1.cur.20231027, whole genome shotgun sequence genomic DNA:
CCATTTCCTTGTGTGTTTGGCTTTTACAGAAACTGGTTCTGcagggacattttgaaacctgagatatttcaattctaaaatctGTAAATTGACCACGGCTTTGTATTTCTAGTGTTAAGTACAACAAAATGACAGTAGGTCTGAGGAAATAGAAGGCCAGTAACCAAAATAATGCCTAGACACTTTTCTATATCATaacctttcatttcctttcctttcatctcctcccaGGTGTCTGGCCAGTACAACCCCAGCTATATCTTTCAGTTGTGCTTCACAACCAATAGAGGGCGCTCTCTGACCGCCGGCCAGCCCAATGGCAACTCCTTCAGCCGCTGCCCCACCCACCCAGCCACTGAGCTCCGACTGCATCAACACCAGCGGGGTGACGTCCCTCCCTGGGTGCTCAGTGGGGCCTGATGGACCCAAAGTCCCCACAATCACCACCCCCTCAACCCCATGACAACTCTACCATGTGGGCCCTCAGCTGAGagcagactagactagactacaaTACAATAGAACTTTATTCTCCAGGTGTGTCTGAATGGCTAAACATTTGTATAATagatgaatgactgaattttcctTGGTTTTAGGTCAGGGTAAGAAACTTTCTGTTAGCAACCCTTTGAGACTTTTGCAagtaaattaaatgtgtattGATTTGCATACAAAGTGAAAGAAGACATGTAAGCTATATCATTGGACAGACAGTGGTGATGTGAACAGCTTTGATGTGCAAAATAGGCTGCAGCTTTTATTTAATATCTCACTTCTTACATATTTTAGCCAAAGGGAAGAGCGTGATTGTGTgtcaacaaagacaaaacaaagaaaagaaaaagaaaaaaaaaagaaaaatacatgtaGTATCATCTCAAAGTTGCATACCTGAGATATATTATGCTTCACTCATAAATCCATTACAATACAGTCAAGTATATTTAAGTGAGGACAGCAAATGAACTGATACATAAAATCAATAAACTTCTGTTATTCAgcagatgtgtgtatgtttaaaaTGTTAACATGCCACAGAAGGCGGATTTTGCAATGTTCTAGTAAGGCAAATCCAGCTGTCTCAACTCATGCATATATCAAAACCTGTCCTCAGAAACCCCTTGGAAAATAGAATGAAAATTTTACAAAGAACGGTGCTTCAAGCAAAGTGCATTAATAGTGGAGCTCAGCAGCTCAGGAGGGGATCTGGGCACTATTATAAAGATCAGAAAGATTACAAAGAGGCCAGATCAGAGAGAACAAAGTTTCACTAACTTCAAAATGGCAGAGTAATCTGTATTTCTGCACCGTACCAATCTTAGTGGCACCAGGGAATAAGAGAATTattgaaaaatgataaatgtgtgCTATAGAACAGGAATTCACATCCCTGTCATAAAATTGGGCTTTAATGTTTAGAAAGCCTTTGATCACCAGATTTGTTCTTTCTAGTATGGCCAAATAGTAGCAAcaagtctcctctcctctcctctcctctcctcattcacctcctctcctctcctctctcctctcctcctcagtgcaTGCCAGTGCTGTTGGTTTGGACCACGGCCCAGTGGGCTCCGATGGATGTGATGCCTCCATGGACCCGGCCGCTGATGAAGCGCAGCTCGGCCTGGCTGTGGCTGGGGTACATGTTGAAGGAGAGGCCGGCGGGCTGGCCCGCAGACAGAGTGCGCCCTTTGTTAGTGGTGAACACCACTGTCTGCACATAGTGAGCGTACTTCCCAGAAATCTGGACGATGGCCTCACCCTCAAACAGCTCGATCTCCGTGGGCAAGCCGTACTTTTGGCCAACAACAGGGGACCAACTGTAGTCGTAGCGGAACTGGATGCTGAAAAAAGGTGAAATGGACAAATGTATTGTAAGCGGGAATTGACGTTGCTTTAACTGCCCAAGAGTCAGGAGCGTGTCTTTACAGTGTGGATCCTCTAAGACACAATATATGGACATTTTTTCCAAATTGTTTTCCAATTTGCCACCATATTGGACAAGGTTAGACATGGCATAAAAGCAAGATCTGTGTGTTGGATCCACAGTTGAAGCCTTACACAGCTATTTGACTATTTAATGTAGACTTTAACACAAAGTCATCAAGTCATCGTCAGCACCTGATCTGTCCAATATGATTTTCTTCAAAACTGTCCCAGTCTCACCAGATTAAATATGTTTGATATTCACCCTCGGATGAAGTTACTGTATTGTTCCCACAGTCGTACAGCTGTGATCCGGCC
This region includes:
- the LOC139924337 gene encoding zymogen granule membrane protein 16-like, whose amino-acid sequence is MLYLALVTLLVASALGDYQPQFYSFSPGVGSGSGSAYSLSGEGRITAVRLWEQYSNFIRGIQFRYDYSWSPVVGQKYGLPTEIELFEGEAIVQISGKYAHYVQTVVFTTNKGRTLSAGQPAGLSFNMYPSHSQAELRFISGRVHGGITSIGAHWAVVQTNSTGMH